DNA from Kitasatospora acidiphila:
TCAGGATCCGGTCGGCCTTGCCCAGCAGGTTGTCGATCACACCGACCTTGTCGGAGACCTTGGAACCGCCGAGCACCACGGCGTACGGACGCTGCACGTCCTCGGTCAGCCGCTTGAGGACGCCCAGCTCCTTCTCGATCAGCAGGCCGGCCGCGTGCGGCAGCCGGGCCGGCAGGTCGTAGACCGAGGCGTGCTTGCGGTGCACCGCGCCGAAGCCGTCGCCCACGTAGAGCTCGGCCAGCTCGGCCAGCTGGTCGGCGAAGGCGCCGCGCTCGGCGTCGTCCTTGCTGGTCTCCCCCGCGTTGAAGCGCAGGTTCTCCAGCAGCGTGACCTCGCCGTCGCCGAGGGCGGCGACGGTGGCCTTCGCGCTGTCACCCACGGTGTCGGTCGCGAACGCGACCGGCTTGCCGAGGAGCTCGCCCAGGCGCACGGCCACCGGCGCCAGCGAGAACTGCGGGTCCGGCGCGCCCTTGGGGCGGCCGAGGTGGGAGGCGACGACCACCCGGGCGCCGCGCTCCAGCAGCGCGGTGATGGTCGGCGCGACGGCACGGATCCGGCCGTCGTCGGTGATCGTGGTGCCGTTCAGCGGCACATTGAGGTCGGCGCGGACGAACACCCGCTTGCCGGACACGTCGAGGTCGTCGATGGTCTTCACGGTCTTCGATCTCCTGGGGAAGGGGTGGCGCTGCACAGGCGGCGCAGCACCGAGCCGCACCGCCGGAGCGGGCGGAACAGCGGTGAGGGTGGGCAGGGACCGGGCCCGGAGGCGGCAGGTGCCGCCGTCCGGGCCCGGTCCGTTCACATCACATGCTCCCGCAGGGTCAGAGCTGCTCACCCACCAGGGTGGTCAGGTTGACCAGGCGGTTCGAGTAGCCCCACTCGTTGTCGTACCAGCCGAACACCTTGACCTGGTTGCCCTGAACCATGGTCAGCAGGGAGTCGAAGATGGTGGAGAACGGCGAGTTCACGATGTCGGAGGAGACGATCGGGTCCTCGGTGTACTGCAGGATGCCCTTGAGGCTGCCCTCGGAGGCCTTCTGGAAGGCCGCGTTGACCTCCTCGACGGTCACGTCCCGCTCCAGGGTGACCACCAGGTCGGTGATCGAACCGGTCGGCACCGGAACGCGCAGCGAGGTGCCGTCCAGCTTGCCCTTCAGCTCCGGCAGCACCAGCGCGGTGGCCTTGGCGGCACCGGTGGAGGTCGGAATGATGTTGAGGGCGGCGGCCCGGGCGCGGCGCAGGTCCTTGTGCGGGAAGTCCAGCGTGACCTGGTCGTTGGTGTAGGCGTGCACCGTGGTCATCAGACCCTTGACGATGCCGAAGCTCTCGTTCAGCACCTTGGCCAGCGGCGCCACGCAGTTGGTGGTGCAGGAGGCGTTGGAGATGACGTTGTGCTTGGCAGGGTCGTACTTGTCGTCGTTGACACCCATGACGATGGTGACGTCTTCGTCGGTCGCCGGGGCGGAGATGATGACCTTCTTGGCGCCGGCAGCGAGGTGCTTCTTCGCCGCCTCTGCCTTGGTGAAGATACCGGTCGACTCGATCACGATGTCCACGCCCAGCTCGCCCCAGGGGAGGTTCGCGGGGTCGCGCTCGGCCAGCACCTTGAAGGTGTGGCCGTCGACGGTGATGGAGTCGGCGGTGTGGGTGACCTCCCCATTGAGGGTACCCAGGATGGAGTCGTACTTGAGCAGGTGAGCCAGGGTCTTGGTGTCGGTCAGATCGTTGACACCGATGATCTCGATGTCCGCGCCCTGAGCCTTGACCGCGCGGAAGAAGTTGCGACCGATGCGGCCGAAACCGTTG
Protein-coding regions in this window:
- a CDS encoding phosphoglycerate kinase; the encoded protein is MKTIDDLDVSGKRVFVRADLNVPLNGTTITDDGRIRAVAPTITALLERGARVVVASHLGRPKGAPDPQFSLAPVAVRLGELLGKPVAFATDTVGDSAKATVAALGDGEVTLLENLRFNAGETSKDDAERGAFADQLAELAELYVGDGFGAVHRKHASVYDLPARLPHAAGLLIEKELGVLKRLTEDVQRPYAVVLGGSKVSDKVGVIDNLLGKADRILIGGGMMFTFLKALGHEVGASLLQEDQIPVALEYLERAKASGVEFIIPVDTAVAGGFPDLKTGAPVEDFEVVDVDAIPAGKLGLDIGPKTAALFAEKLADARTVFWNGPMGVFEHPQFADGTRAVAQALLDSEAFTVVGGGDSAAAVRTLGFDENKFGHISTGGGASLEYLEGKTLPGIAALEA
- the gap gene encoding type I glyceraldehyde-3-phosphate dehydrogenase; this translates as MTIRVGINGFGRIGRNFFRAVKAQGADIEIIGVNDLTDTKTLAHLLKYDSILGTLNGEVTHTADSITVDGHTFKVLAERDPANLPWGELGVDIVIESTGIFTKAEAAKKHLAAGAKKVIISAPATDEDVTIVMGVNDDKYDPAKHNVISNASCTTNCVAPLAKVLNESFGIVKGLMTTVHAYTNDQVTLDFPHKDLRRARAAALNIIPTSTGAAKATALVLPELKGKLDGTSLRVPVPTGSITDLVVTLERDVTVEEVNAAFQKASEGSLKGILQYTEDPIVSSDIVNSPFSTIFDSLLTMVQGNQVKVFGWYDNEWGYSNRLVNLTTLVGEQL